In the Nothobranchius furzeri strain GRZ-AD chromosome 15, NfurGRZ-RIMD1, whole genome shotgun sequence genome, one interval contains:
- the LOC107391097 gene encoding IQ motif and SEC7 domain-containing protein 1 isoform X7, whose translation MVRRHASLPVEATENLVRSVSEGCRRAAPCRKWKSASFGVEGDGRPSDGGPSLDGRSSYGQGPVTHGSAISPDRFDSQLYGHGVQPGPQRPRRPKLQHSQSILRKQAEEEAIKRSRSLSESYELSADLQDKQVEMLERKYGGRFITRHAARTIQTAFRQYQMNKNFERLRSSMSENRMSRRIVLSNMRMQLSFEGPEKVHSSYYEGRQVSMTEDGTPLSILQSERGDVDVHQQANMTSHSAPQSDLTDTITELEDAFSRQVKSLAESIDDALNCRSLQGDEGPDPEAMGCSKVEGEVPYQVVKAHRRVAGRMRDETLASYSDVTLFIDEEDMSPSTALSRSGDQPSSTESDIRLQSINSSQDYWPIDSKDEGRDTDTSCRSTPSLDCQEQRLRMDHLPLLTIEPPSDSSAELSDRSERSSVKRPPVYEPHGHIVTSSQASPKHISHGPPPRAPPRDDDAPLRHCHRQLESHLAINGSANRQSKSESDFSDGDNDSINSTSNSNDTINCSSESSSRDSLREQTLSKQTYHKETRNSWDSPIFSNDVIRKRHYRIGLNLFNKKPEKGIQYLTERGFIPDTPVGVAHFLLQRKGLSRQMIGEFLGNRQKQFNRDVLDCVVDEMDFQGMELDEALRKFQNHIRVQGEAQKVERLIEAFSQRYCICNPTVVRQFRNPDTIFILAFAIILLNTDMYSPNVKPERKMKLEDFIKNLRGVDDGEDIPRETLVGIYERIRKRELKTNEDHVSQVQKVEKLIVGKKPIGSLHHGLGCVLSLPHRRLVCYCRLFEVPDPNKPQKLGLHQREIFLFNDLLVITKIFQKKKNSVTYSFRQSFSLYGMQVMLFENQYYPNGIRLTSAIPGADIKVLINFNAPNPQDRKKFTDDLRESIAEVQEMEKYRIESELEKQKGVVRPSMSQSSGLKKEAGNGSMNRASLDDSYAMGEGLKRSALSSSLRDLSEAADGFPPCHGTRNRLVSLVNPPHRRGSVFPELTNTSVREEREGRVGINLIDFNPQTTKPKTETF comes from the exons TGTGGAAGGGGATGGACGGCCTAGTGATGGCGGTCCTTCTTTGGATGGCAGAAGCAGCTACGGTCAGGGCCCTGTAACTCACGGCTCGGCCATCAGCCCTGACCGATTTGACAGCCAGCTTTACGGCCACGGGGTTCAACCCGGGCCACAGAGGCCCCGCCGGCCCAAGCTTCAGCACTCACAGTCCATTCTTCGTAAGCAGGCCGAGGAGGAGGCCATCAAGAGGTCCCGTTCGCTCTCTGAGAGTTACGAGCTCTCTGCTGACCTCCAGGATAAACAG GTGGAGATGCTGGAGCGCAAATATGGGGGAAGATTCATAACTCGGCATGCAGCTCGCACCATCCAGACAGCCTTCCGCCAGTATCAGATGAACAAGAACTTTGAACGTCTCAGGAGTTCTATGTCTGAGAACCGCATGTCCAGACGCATTGTTCTTTCTAACATGAGGATGCAACTCTCGTTTGAGGGCCCTGAGAAAGTTCACAGCTCGTACTATGAAGGGCGGCAGGTGTCAATGACGGAGGATGGTACCCCGCTGTCCATCTTGCAGTCGGAGCGTGGAGATGTAGATGTTCACCAACAGGCGAACATGACGTCTCATTCTGCACCGCAGAGCGACCTGACGGACACCATCACAGAGTTGGAGGATGCTTTCTCCAGGCAGGTCAAGTCTCTTGCTGAATCCATAGATGATGCACTGAACTGTCGCAGCCTTCAGGGGGATGAAGGTCCTGATCCTGAGGCCATGGGCTGCTCCAAGGTGGAGGGGGAGGTGCCCTATCAGGTGGTGAAGGCCCACCGCAGGGTGGCCGGACGGATGCGTGATGAAACACTGGCATCTTATAGCGATGTCACTCTGTTCATTGATGAGGAGGACATGTCCCCTTCTACGGCTCTGTCTAGGTCAGGTGACCAGCCGTCCAGCACAGAATCAGACATAAGGCTCCAGTCCATAAACTCCTCCCAAGATTATTGGCCTATTGACTCTAAAGACGAGGGTCGGGACACGGACACAAGCTGCCGCAGCACTCCGTCTTTGGACTGCCAAGAGCAGCGTCTCAGAATGGATCATCTCCCTCTATTGACCATTGAACCTCCTAGCGATAGCTCTGCAGAGCTCAGTGATCGCTCTGAACGCAGCTCTGTCAAACGGCCACCTGTATATGAACCCCACGGCCACATTGTAACATCATCCCAGGCCAGTCCCAAGCACATTTCCCATGGGCCCCCTCCTCGAGCCCCTCCCCGGGACGATGATGCGCCTCTGCGTCATTGCCACCGACAGCTAGAAAGCCACTTGGCTATCAATGGTTCAGCTAACAGACAGAGTAAGTCGGAGTCAGACTTCTCAGACGGGGATAACGACAGCATCAATAGCACATCGAACTCAAACGACACGATCAACTGCAGCTCGGAGTCCTCGTCGAGAGACAGCTTACGAGAGCAGACGCTAAGCAAACAGACGTACCACAAAGAGACTCGCAACAGCTGGGATTCGCCCATCTTCAGTAACGACGTTATTCGCAAGAGACACTACCGCATCGGCCTCAATCTGTTCAACAA AAAGCCAGAGAAGGGCATCCAGTACCTGACTGAGAGGGGATTCATCCCTGACACACCGGTTGGAGTGGCCCACTTCCTGCTTCAGAGGAAGGGACTCAGCAGGCAGATGATTGGAGAATTTCTGGGCAATCGACAAAAACAGTTTAACAGAGATGTCTTAGA CTGTGTGGTAGATGAAATGGACTTCCAGGGTATGGAGCTGGATGAGGCGCTCAGGAAGTTTCAGAACCACATCCGTGTCCAGGGTGAAGCTCAGAAAGTGGAGAGGCTCATTGAAGCATTCAG CCAGCGCTACTGCATTTGTAATCCCACGGTGGTGCGACAGTTCAGGAACCCTGACACCATCTTCATCCTGGCTTTTGCCATCATCCTCCTCAACACTGACATGTACAGCCCAAATGTCAAGCCTGAGAGGAAGATGAAACTGGAGGACTTCATTAAGAATTTAAGAG GTGTGGATGATGGAGAGGACATACCTCGAGAGACTCTGGTTGGAATCTATGAGAGGATTCGCAAGCGAGAGCTGAAGACCAACGAAGATCACGTGTCTCAGGTTCAGAAGGTCGAGAAGCTCATTGTTGGAAAGAAACCG ATTGGATCTCTCCACCATGGTCTTGGATgt gtGCTGTCACTGCCCCATCGTCGCTTGGTGTGTTACTGCCGCCTGTTTGAAGTGCCAGACCCCAACAAGCCCCAGAAGTTGGGCCTGCATCAGCGGGAGATCTTCTTGTTCAATGACCTCCTTGTg ATCACAAAGATTttccagaagaagaagaattcaGTCACATATAGCTTCAGACAGTCCTTCTCCTTGTACGGGATGCAAGTGATGCTGTTTGAAAATCAGT ATTACCCAAACGGAATCAGACTCACTTCGGCGATACCGGGCGCAGACATCAAAGTGCTCATCAACTTCAATGCTCCCAACCCCCAGGACCGTAAGAAGTTCACAGATGACCTGCGAGAGTCCATCGCAGAGGTTCAGGAAATGGAGAAGTACAGAATAGagt CTGAGCTTGAGAAGCAGAAGGGGGTGGTGAGGCCCAGCATGTCACAAAGCTCCGGCCTGAAGAAGGAAGCCGGCAACGGGAGCATGAACCGCGCCAGTCTGGACGACAGCTATGCCATGGGCGAGGGCCTGAAGAGGAGCGCCCTCAGCAGCTCTCTGAGAGACCTCTCTGAAGCAG CAGATGGATTCCCTCCATGCCACGGGACCCGTAACCGTCTGGTGTCATTGGTGAATCCTCCACACCGACGCGGCTCTGTTTTCCCTGAGCTCACCAACACATCTGTTAGAGAGGAGAGAGAAGGAAGAGTCGGAATAAATTTAATAGACTTTAATCCACAAACGACCAAACCGAAAACAGAGACCTTTTAA
- the LOC107391097 gene encoding IQ motif and SEC7 domain-containing protein 1 isoform X5, whose amino-acid sequence MDKPSVWRAVVSSTDPRRTRDPGSHPSRPGSAMGYRLYDIVEGDGRPSDGGPSLDGRSSYGQGPVTHGSAISPDRFDSQLYGHGVQPGPQRPRRPKLQHSQSILRKQAEEEAIKRSRSLSESYELSADLQDKQVEMLERKYGGRFITRHAARTIQTAFRQYQMNKNFERLRSSMSENRMSRRIVLSNMRMQLSFEGPEKVHSSYYEGRQVSMTEDGTPLSILQSERGDVDVHQQANMTSHSAPQSDLTDTITELEDAFSRQVKSLAESIDDALNCRSLQGDEGPDPEAMGCSKVEGEVPYQVVKAHRRVAGRMRDETLASYSDVTLFIDEEDMSPSTALSRSGDQPSSTESDIRLQSINSSQDYWPIDSKDEGRDTDTSCRSTPSLDCQEQRLRMDHLPLLTIEPPSDSSAELSDRSERSSVKRPPVYEPHGHIVTSSQASPKHISHGPPPRAPPRDDDAPLRHCHRQLESHLAINGSANRQSKSESDFSDGDNDSINSTSNSNDTINCSSESSSRDSLREQTLSKQTYHKETRNSWDSPIFSNDVIRKRHYRIGLNLFNKKPEKGIQYLTERGFIPDTPVGVAHFLLQRKGLSRQMIGEFLGNRQKQFNRDVLDCVVDEMDFQGMELDEALRKFQNHIRVQGEAQKVERLIEAFSQRYCICNPTVVRQFRNPDTIFILAFAIILLNTDMYSPNVKPERKMKLEDFIKNLRGVDDGEDIPRETLVGIYERIRKRELKTNEDHVSQVQKVEKLIVGKKPIGSLHHGLGCVLSLPHRRLVCYCRLFEVPDPNKPQKLGLHQREIFLFNDLLVITKIFQKKKNSVTYSFRQSFSLYGMQVMLFENQYYPNGIRLTSAIPGADIKVLINFNAPNPQDRKKFTDDLRESIAEVQEMEKYRIESELEKQKGVVRPSMSQSSGLKKEAGNGSMNRASLDDSYAMGEGLKRSALSSSLRDLSEAGKRGRRSSAGSLDSNMEGSIISSPHTRRRATTPREGTSRGQPSIPNSASTSILGSLFGSKRGKSSSHSQHPLPPPGHPTLISHKPHPTNLHHTAQTTHTVQSQHHGHHPQYCPLPQNPPPYHHHHHYHPPPHTQYHQHPAYSSSSSHAHPQHSHYAQHSHHSQHGSHHHSQQTGPAHSGPKHKHSGISTVV is encoded by the exons TGTGGAAGGGGATGGACGGCCTAGTGATGGCGGTCCTTCTTTGGATGGCAGAAGCAGCTACGGTCAGGGCCCTGTAACTCACGGCTCGGCCATCAGCCCTGACCGATTTGACAGCCAGCTTTACGGCCACGGGGTTCAACCCGGGCCACAGAGGCCCCGCCGGCCCAAGCTTCAGCACTCACAGTCCATTCTTCGTAAGCAGGCCGAGGAGGAGGCCATCAAGAGGTCCCGTTCGCTCTCTGAGAGTTACGAGCTCTCTGCTGACCTCCAGGATAAACAG GTGGAGATGCTGGAGCGCAAATATGGGGGAAGATTCATAACTCGGCATGCAGCTCGCACCATCCAGACAGCCTTCCGCCAGTATCAGATGAACAAGAACTTTGAACGTCTCAGGAGTTCTATGTCTGAGAACCGCATGTCCAGACGCATTGTTCTTTCTAACATGAGGATGCAACTCTCGTTTGAGGGCCCTGAGAAAGTTCACAGCTCGTACTATGAAGGGCGGCAGGTGTCAATGACGGAGGATGGTACCCCGCTGTCCATCTTGCAGTCGGAGCGTGGAGATGTAGATGTTCACCAACAGGCGAACATGACGTCTCATTCTGCACCGCAGAGCGACCTGACGGACACCATCACAGAGTTGGAGGATGCTTTCTCCAGGCAGGTCAAGTCTCTTGCTGAATCCATAGATGATGCACTGAACTGTCGCAGCCTTCAGGGGGATGAAGGTCCTGATCCTGAGGCCATGGGCTGCTCCAAGGTGGAGGGGGAGGTGCCCTATCAGGTGGTGAAGGCCCACCGCAGGGTGGCCGGACGGATGCGTGATGAAACACTGGCATCTTATAGCGATGTCACTCTGTTCATTGATGAGGAGGACATGTCCCCTTCTACGGCTCTGTCTAGGTCAGGTGACCAGCCGTCCAGCACAGAATCAGACATAAGGCTCCAGTCCATAAACTCCTCCCAAGATTATTGGCCTATTGACTCTAAAGACGAGGGTCGGGACACGGACACAAGCTGCCGCAGCACTCCGTCTTTGGACTGCCAAGAGCAGCGTCTCAGAATGGATCATCTCCCTCTATTGACCATTGAACCTCCTAGCGATAGCTCTGCAGAGCTCAGTGATCGCTCTGAACGCAGCTCTGTCAAACGGCCACCTGTATATGAACCCCACGGCCACATTGTAACATCATCCCAGGCCAGTCCCAAGCACATTTCCCATGGGCCCCCTCCTCGAGCCCCTCCCCGGGACGATGATGCGCCTCTGCGTCATTGCCACCGACAGCTAGAAAGCCACTTGGCTATCAATGGTTCAGCTAACAGACAGAGTAAGTCGGAGTCAGACTTCTCAGACGGGGATAACGACAGCATCAATAGCACATCGAACTCAAACGACACGATCAACTGCAGCTCGGAGTCCTCGTCGAGAGACAGCTTACGAGAGCAGACGCTAAGCAAACAGACGTACCACAAAGAGACTCGCAACAGCTGGGATTCGCCCATCTTCAGTAACGACGTTATTCGCAAGAGACACTACCGCATCGGCCTCAATCTGTTCAACAA AAAGCCAGAGAAGGGCATCCAGTACCTGACTGAGAGGGGATTCATCCCTGACACACCGGTTGGAGTGGCCCACTTCCTGCTTCAGAGGAAGGGACTCAGCAGGCAGATGATTGGAGAATTTCTGGGCAATCGACAAAAACAGTTTAACAGAGATGTCTTAGA CTGTGTGGTAGATGAAATGGACTTCCAGGGTATGGAGCTGGATGAGGCGCTCAGGAAGTTTCAGAACCACATCCGTGTCCAGGGTGAAGCTCAGAAAGTGGAGAGGCTCATTGAAGCATTCAG CCAGCGCTACTGCATTTGTAATCCCACGGTGGTGCGACAGTTCAGGAACCCTGACACCATCTTCATCCTGGCTTTTGCCATCATCCTCCTCAACACTGACATGTACAGCCCAAATGTCAAGCCTGAGAGGAAGATGAAACTGGAGGACTTCATTAAGAATTTAAGAG GTGTGGATGATGGAGAGGACATACCTCGAGAGACTCTGGTTGGAATCTATGAGAGGATTCGCAAGCGAGAGCTGAAGACCAACGAAGATCACGTGTCTCAGGTTCAGAAGGTCGAGAAGCTCATTGTTGGAAAGAAACCG ATTGGATCTCTCCACCATGGTCTTGGATgt gtGCTGTCACTGCCCCATCGTCGCTTGGTGTGTTACTGCCGCCTGTTTGAAGTGCCAGACCCCAACAAGCCCCAGAAGTTGGGCCTGCATCAGCGGGAGATCTTCTTGTTCAATGACCTCCTTGTg ATCACAAAGATTttccagaagaagaagaattcaGTCACATATAGCTTCAGACAGTCCTTCTCCTTGTACGGGATGCAAGTGATGCTGTTTGAAAATCAGT ATTACCCAAACGGAATCAGACTCACTTCGGCGATACCGGGCGCAGACATCAAAGTGCTCATCAACTTCAATGCTCCCAACCCCCAGGACCGTAAGAAGTTCACAGATGACCTGCGAGAGTCCATCGCAGAGGTTCAGGAAATGGAGAAGTACAGAATAGagt CTGAGCTTGAGAAGCAGAAGGGGGTGGTGAGGCCCAGCATGTCACAAAGCTCCGGCCTGAAGAAGGAAGCCGGCAACGGGAGCATGAACCGCGCCAGTCTGGACGACAGCTATGCCATGGGCGAGGGCCTGAAGAGGAGCGCCCTCAGCAGCTCTCTGAGAGACCTCTCTGAAGCAG GCAAGCGTGGGCGTCGCAGCAGTGCAGGATCACTAGACAGCAATATGGAA GGGTCCATCATTAGCAGTCCACACACACGGCGGAGAGCCACCACACCACGAGAGGGCACTTCCCGCGGACAACCCTCCATCCCTAACTCGGCATCGACCTCCATCCTCGGGTCACTTTTTGGCAGCAAAAGGGGAAAGTCGTCATCTCACAGCCAGCATCCTTTGCCTCCACCCGGCCACCCCACCCTCATATCGCACAAGCCCCACCCGACCAACCTGCATCACACGGCACAGACGACACACACGGTGCAGTCCCAGCACCATGGCCACCATCCCCAGTACTGCCCGCTCCCACAGAATCCCCCgccctaccaccaccaccaccactaccacccGCCTCCACACACACAGTACCACCAGCACCCggcctactcctcctcctcctcacacgCACACCCGCAGCACAGCCACTACGCCCAGCATTCCCACCACTCCCAGCACGGCTCCCACCACCACAGCCAGCAGACGGGCCCGGCGCACAGCGGgccaaaacacaaacacagtggTATCAGCACCGTAGTGTGA
- the LOC107391097 gene encoding IQ motif and SEC7 domain-containing protein 1 isoform X8 → MWKFKAFCLDYWHVLCLHPHNNFYKSVEGDGRPSDGGPSLDGRSSYGQGPVTHGSAISPDRFDSQLYGHGVQPGPQRPRRPKLQHSQSILRKQAEEEAIKRSRSLSESYELSADLQDKQVEMLERKYGGRFITRHAARTIQTAFRQYQMNKNFERLRSSMSENRMSRRIVLSNMRMQLSFEGPEKVHSSYYEGRQVSMTEDGTPLSILQSERGDVDVHQQANMTSHSAPQSDLTDTITELEDAFSRQVKSLAESIDDALNCRSLQGDEGPDPEAMGCSKVEGEVPYQVVKAHRRVAGRMRDETLASYSDVTLFIDEEDMSPSTALSRSGDQPSSTESDIRLQSINSSQDYWPIDSKDEGRDTDTSCRSTPSLDCQEQRLRMDHLPLLTIEPPSDSSAELSDRSERSSVKRPPVYEPHGHIVTSSQASPKHISHGPPPRAPPRDDDAPLRHCHRQLESHLAINGSANRQSKSESDFSDGDNDSINSTSNSNDTINCSSESSSRDSLREQTLSKQTYHKETRNSWDSPIFSNDVIRKRHYRIGLNLFNKKPEKGIQYLTERGFIPDTPVGVAHFLLQRKGLSRQMIGEFLGNRQKQFNRDVLDCVVDEMDFQGMELDEALRKFQNHIRVQGEAQKVERLIEAFSQRYCICNPTVVRQFRNPDTIFILAFAIILLNTDMYSPNVKPERKMKLEDFIKNLRGVDDGEDIPRETLVGIYERIRKRELKTNEDHVSQVQKVEKLIVGKKPIGSLHHGLGCVLSLPHRRLVCYCRLFEVPDPNKPQKLGLHQREIFLFNDLLVITKIFQKKKNSVTYSFRQSFSLYGMQVMLFENQYYPNGIRLTSAIPGADIKVLINFNAPNPQDRKKFTDDLRESIAEVQEMEKYRIESELEKQKGVVRPSMSQSSGLKKEAGNGSMNRASLDDSYAMGEGLKRSALSSSLRDLSEAGKRGRRSSAGSLDSNMEGSIISSPHTRRRATTPREGTSRGQPSIPNSASTSILGSLFGSKRGKSSSHSQHPLPPPGHPTLISHKPHPTNLHHTAQTTHTVQSQHHGHHPQYCPLPQNPPPYHHHHHYHPPPHTQYHQHPAYSSSSSHAHPQHSHYAQHSHHSQHGSHHHSQQTGPAHSGPKHKHSGISTVV, encoded by the exons TGTGGAAGGGGATGGACGGCCTAGTGATGGCGGTCCTTCTTTGGATGGCAGAAGCAGCTACGGTCAGGGCCCTGTAACTCACGGCTCGGCCATCAGCCCTGACCGATTTGACAGCCAGCTTTACGGCCACGGGGTTCAACCCGGGCCACAGAGGCCCCGCCGGCCCAAGCTTCAGCACTCACAGTCCATTCTTCGTAAGCAGGCCGAGGAGGAGGCCATCAAGAGGTCCCGTTCGCTCTCTGAGAGTTACGAGCTCTCTGCTGACCTCCAGGATAAACAG GTGGAGATGCTGGAGCGCAAATATGGGGGAAGATTCATAACTCGGCATGCAGCTCGCACCATCCAGACAGCCTTCCGCCAGTATCAGATGAACAAGAACTTTGAACGTCTCAGGAGTTCTATGTCTGAGAACCGCATGTCCAGACGCATTGTTCTTTCTAACATGAGGATGCAACTCTCGTTTGAGGGCCCTGAGAAAGTTCACAGCTCGTACTATGAAGGGCGGCAGGTGTCAATGACGGAGGATGGTACCCCGCTGTCCATCTTGCAGTCGGAGCGTGGAGATGTAGATGTTCACCAACAGGCGAACATGACGTCTCATTCTGCACCGCAGAGCGACCTGACGGACACCATCACAGAGTTGGAGGATGCTTTCTCCAGGCAGGTCAAGTCTCTTGCTGAATCCATAGATGATGCACTGAACTGTCGCAGCCTTCAGGGGGATGAAGGTCCTGATCCTGAGGCCATGGGCTGCTCCAAGGTGGAGGGGGAGGTGCCCTATCAGGTGGTGAAGGCCCACCGCAGGGTGGCCGGACGGATGCGTGATGAAACACTGGCATCTTATAGCGATGTCACTCTGTTCATTGATGAGGAGGACATGTCCCCTTCTACGGCTCTGTCTAGGTCAGGTGACCAGCCGTCCAGCACAGAATCAGACATAAGGCTCCAGTCCATAAACTCCTCCCAAGATTATTGGCCTATTGACTCTAAAGACGAGGGTCGGGACACGGACACAAGCTGCCGCAGCACTCCGTCTTTGGACTGCCAAGAGCAGCGTCTCAGAATGGATCATCTCCCTCTATTGACCATTGAACCTCCTAGCGATAGCTCTGCAGAGCTCAGTGATCGCTCTGAACGCAGCTCTGTCAAACGGCCACCTGTATATGAACCCCACGGCCACATTGTAACATCATCCCAGGCCAGTCCCAAGCACATTTCCCATGGGCCCCCTCCTCGAGCCCCTCCCCGGGACGATGATGCGCCTCTGCGTCATTGCCACCGACAGCTAGAAAGCCACTTGGCTATCAATGGTTCAGCTAACAGACAGAGTAAGTCGGAGTCAGACTTCTCAGACGGGGATAACGACAGCATCAATAGCACATCGAACTCAAACGACACGATCAACTGCAGCTCGGAGTCCTCGTCGAGAGACAGCTTACGAGAGCAGACGCTAAGCAAACAGACGTACCACAAAGAGACTCGCAACAGCTGGGATTCGCCCATCTTCAGTAACGACGTTATTCGCAAGAGACACTACCGCATCGGCCTCAATCTGTTCAACAA AAAGCCAGAGAAGGGCATCCAGTACCTGACTGAGAGGGGATTCATCCCTGACACACCGGTTGGAGTGGCCCACTTCCTGCTTCAGAGGAAGGGACTCAGCAGGCAGATGATTGGAGAATTTCTGGGCAATCGACAAAAACAGTTTAACAGAGATGTCTTAGA CTGTGTGGTAGATGAAATGGACTTCCAGGGTATGGAGCTGGATGAGGCGCTCAGGAAGTTTCAGAACCACATCCGTGTCCAGGGTGAAGCTCAGAAAGTGGAGAGGCTCATTGAAGCATTCAG CCAGCGCTACTGCATTTGTAATCCCACGGTGGTGCGACAGTTCAGGAACCCTGACACCATCTTCATCCTGGCTTTTGCCATCATCCTCCTCAACACTGACATGTACAGCCCAAATGTCAAGCCTGAGAGGAAGATGAAACTGGAGGACTTCATTAAGAATTTAAGAG GTGTGGATGATGGAGAGGACATACCTCGAGAGACTCTGGTTGGAATCTATGAGAGGATTCGCAAGCGAGAGCTGAAGACCAACGAAGATCACGTGTCTCAGGTTCAGAAGGTCGAGAAGCTCATTGTTGGAAAGAAACCG ATTGGATCTCTCCACCATGGTCTTGGATgt gtGCTGTCACTGCCCCATCGTCGCTTGGTGTGTTACTGCCGCCTGTTTGAAGTGCCAGACCCCAACAAGCCCCAGAAGTTGGGCCTGCATCAGCGGGAGATCTTCTTGTTCAATGACCTCCTTGTg ATCACAAAGATTttccagaagaagaagaattcaGTCACATATAGCTTCAGACAGTCCTTCTCCTTGTACGGGATGCAAGTGATGCTGTTTGAAAATCAGT ATTACCCAAACGGAATCAGACTCACTTCGGCGATACCGGGCGCAGACATCAAAGTGCTCATCAACTTCAATGCTCCCAACCCCCAGGACCGTAAGAAGTTCACAGATGACCTGCGAGAGTCCATCGCAGAGGTTCAGGAAATGGAGAAGTACAGAATAGagt CTGAGCTTGAGAAGCAGAAGGGGGTGGTGAGGCCCAGCATGTCACAAAGCTCCGGCCTGAAGAAGGAAGCCGGCAACGGGAGCATGAACCGCGCCAGTCTGGACGACAGCTATGCCATGGGCGAGGGCCTGAAGAGGAGCGCCCTCAGCAGCTCTCTGAGAGACCTCTCTGAAGCAG GCAAGCGTGGGCGTCGCAGCAGTGCAGGATCACTAGACAGCAATATGGAA GGGTCCATCATTAGCAGTCCACACACACGGCGGAGAGCCACCACACCACGAGAGGGCACTTCCCGCGGACAACCCTCCATCCCTAACTCGGCATCGACCTCCATCCTCGGGTCACTTTTTGGCAGCAAAAGGGGAAAGTCGTCATCTCACAGCCAGCATCCTTTGCCTCCACCCGGCCACCCCACCCTCATATCGCACAAGCCCCACCCGACCAACCTGCATCACACGGCACAGACGACACACACGGTGCAGTCCCAGCACCATGGCCACCATCCCCAGTACTGCCCGCTCCCACAGAATCCCCCgccctaccaccaccaccaccactaccacccGCCTCCACACACACAGTACCACCAGCACCCggcctactcctcctcctcctcacacgCACACCCGCAGCACAGCCACTACGCCCAGCATTCCCACCACTCCCAGCACGGCTCCCACCACCACAGCCAGCAGACGGGCCCGGCGCACAGCGGgccaaaacacaaacacagtggTATCAGCACCGTAGTGTGA